In a genomic window of Primulina huaijiensis isolate GDHJ02 chromosome 10, ASM1229523v2, whole genome shotgun sequence:
- the LOC140986453 gene encoding calcium-dependent protein kinase 26-like: MAVAKSKTESLFSSCNCYRVACLRETILDAHTTANLSDQYNLGEHLGWGQFGIIRECIDKFSGEVLACKSISKDRLVTQEDVRSIKLEIEIMSTLSGHPNVVDLKAVYEEEDYVHLVMELCAGGELFHKLEKHGRFSESEARVLFRHLMQVLMYCHDKGVVHRDLKPENILLATKSSSSPIKLADFGLATYIKPGQKLHGTVGSPFYIAPEVLAGGYDQAADVWSAGVILYILLSGIPPFWGKTKSRIFDAVRAADLRFQSNPWDFISDSAKQLITGMLCRDTSNRFTPQQVLDHSWVKNTMPLFRDLSKSGEQQCGLDSENSRISPHVMKRSQDISFGIGSPNNCEIMSPTFTCKSSFSSFMVDPPTPLSETCGFSFRSSAGTNTMEFSMPVITLPSFAFFKPSFAVKQEDDDLNTAENSSVLHLIPRDGDMDLKAVEVRKSASDGARTLGLHSRRNHTISLGEFEQLDIMVTESVIRWASCTHLPTAHSLRSSLVC; encoded by the exons ATGGCTGTTGCCAAGAGCAAAACTGAATCACTGTTTAGTTCATGTAATTGCTATCGAGTTGCGTGCTTGAGGGAAACTATTTTAGATGCCCACACGACTGCGAATTTGAGCGATCAGTATAATCTCGGAGAACATTTGGGCTGGGGACAATTTGGCATCATACGGGAATGTATCGATAAGTTTAGTGGTgaggttctagcttgcaagtcTATTTCAAAAGATCGGTTGGTCACTCAAGAAGATGTACGAAGTATCAAACTCGAGATCGAAATTATGAGCACTTTATCGGGGCACCCTAACGTGGTTGACCTTAAAGCAGTTTACGAGGAAGAAGATTACGTACATCTTGTGATGGAGCTTTGTGCTGGAGGTGAGCTTTTTCACAAGTTGGAGAAGCACGGCAGGTTTTCCGAGTCAGAAGCCAGGGTGCTTTTCCGACACTTAATGCAAGTGTTGATGTATTGTCATGACAAGGGCGTTGTTCATCGAGATTTGAAGCCGGAGAACATCCTCTTAGCAACAAAATCCTCTTCCTCACCGATAAAACTGGCTGATTTTGGGCTTGCAACCTACATCAAACCAG GACAGAAGTTACATGGTACGGTTGGTAGTCCATTCTATATAGCCCCAGAGGTTCTTGCCGGAGGATATGATCAGGCTGCTGATGTATGGAGTGCTGGTGTGATTTTATACATTCTTCTGAGTGGGATACCACCGTTTTGGGGGAAAACAAAGTCCCGGATCTTTGATGCTGTTCGGGCTGCTGACTTGAGATTTCAGTCGAATCCATGGGATTTCATTTCTGATTCAGCAAAGCAATTGATAACAGGAATGCTTTGTAGGGATACGTCGAATCGGTTTACTCCACAGCAGGTTCTAG ACCATTCTTGGGTGAAGAACACAATGCCACTTTTCAGAGATCTAAGTAAAAGTGGTGAGCAACAATGTGGACTGGATTCTGAGAATAGCCGTATTTCCCCACATGTCATGAAAAGAAGTCAGGATATTAGTTTTGGAATTGGATCGCCCAACAATTGTGAAATTATGTCACCAACATTCACGTGCAAGTCGTCGTTTTCTTCTTTCATGGTAGACCCGCCTACGCCTTTGTCGGAAACTTGTGGGTTTTCTTTCCGTAGTAGTGCTGGAACAAATACCATGGAATTTTCTATGCCTGTCATCACACTGCCAAGCTTTGCTTTTTTCAAACCGAGCTTTGCGGTTAAACAGGAGGATGATGATTTGAATACCGCGGAAAATTCATCAGTACTTCATTTAATTCCTCGAG ATGGAGACATGGACTTGAAAGCAGTTGAGGTTAGAAAGAGTGCATCTGATGGGGCTCGAACGTTAGGCCTTCACAGCAGAAGGAACCACACGATTAGCCTTGGTGAATTCGAGCAGCTCGATATCATGGTGACAGAGTCAGTAATTCGATGGGCATCGTGCACTCATCTCCCGACAGCCCACTCACTTAGATCCTCACTTGTTTGTTAA
- the LOC140986761 gene encoding ethylene-responsive transcription factor ERF027-like, whose product MANRGRRESPNQINPFIDHDNNYYYNYNAPLSYTYDQENSSPAPQPPHHSSAAAVPSPTSGRHPNYRGIRCRGGKWVSEIREPRKTTRIWLGTYPTPEMAAAAYDVAALALKGPDARINFPGLVGSYPVPVSQSAGDIRAAAAMAASAASGAGGAAGGSTGASVMPGNEGSSSLQRNYVDEEELFDMPQLLVDMAGGMLLSPPRAAEDYEWPNDMSSRNDSLWSYP is encoded by the coding sequence ATGGCAAATCGAGGCAGGAGAGAAAGTCCAAATCAAATAAATCCTTTTATAGACCATGACAACAACTACTACTACAACTACAATGCTCCTCTCTCTTACACTTATGACCAAGAAAACTCGTCACCAGCTCCTCAGCCGCCGCATCACAGTTCCGCCGCCGCCGTTCCCTCCCCGACATCCGGTCGCCACCCGAATTATCGTGGGATTCGTTGCCGAGGTGGGAAATGGGTGTCCGAGATTCGGGAGCCACGTAAAACAACTCGCATATGGCTGGGGACTTACCCCACCCCGGAGATGGCTGCCGCGGCGTATGATGTGGCGGCGCTGGCGTTGAAGGGGCCGGATGCAAGGATCAATTTCCCCGGCCTGGTTGGTTCTTACCCGGTGCCGGTTTCTCAGTCGGCCGGGGACATAAGGGCGGCGGCCGCTATGGCTGCCTCCGCTGCATCCGGGGCTGGAGGAGCCGCGGGTGGGAGTACTGGAGCCTCGGTAATGCCGGGAAACGAAGGTTCGTCGAGCTTGCAGAGAAACTATGTGGATGAGGAAGAGTTGTTCGATATGCCTCAGTTGCTGGTGGACATGGCGGGGGGGATGCTTCTCAGCCCGCCGCGGGCGGCGGAGGACTATGAATGGCCGAATGACATGAGTTCGAGAAACGACAGTCTTTGGAGCTACCCTTGA
- the LOC140986653 gene encoding uncharacterized protein translates to MALRVGTNLMERRCFALFLVLLSCLTRSISASPGDADPIYQECVEKCEKTGCAGEKCFQHCNFSSDGNSSDGPWYLQEPLYVQWKQWDCLGDCRYHCMLSREEERQKLGYQPSKYHGKWPFRRIYGIQEPVSMALSALNLAVQFHGWVSFFILVNYKLAFRPNKTTYYEYTGLWHIYAIIAMNAWFWSAVFHARDVDLTEKLDYSSAVALLGYSLFLAIIRAFSVRVEAARVMVAAPVFAFVATHILYLNFYQFDYGLNMIVCVAMAVLQLVVWAIWAGTTNHPSRWKIWGVVFGGALAVMLEMYDFPPYSGLVDAHAIWHATMIPLTYLWWSFVRDDSEFRTLVLTKKTK, encoded by the exons ATGGCGCTAAGGGTGGGCACGAATCTGATGGAACGACGTTGCTTTGCTCTTTTCTTGGTTCTCCTCTCGTGCTTGACAAGATCGATCAGCGCGAGCCCCGGTGATGCTGATCCGATTTACCA GGAATGTGTTGAGAAATGTGAGAAGACCGGATGCGCGGGGGAGAAATGCTTTCAACACTGTAATTTTTCCTCGGATGGAAACAGTAGTGATGGCCCATGGTATCTGCAGGAGCCACTTTATGTACAGTGGAAACAATGGGACTGCCTTGGTGACTGCCGTTACCACTGCATGCTCTCTAGAGAAGAAGAGAGACAGAAACTTGGATATCAGCCTTCTAAGTACCATGGGAAATGGCCATTTCGGCGTATTTATGGAATTCAG GAACCAGTTTCTATGGCTCTCTCTGCTCTTAATCTTGCTGTGCAGTTCCATGGATGGGTGTCCTTTTTTATCCTTGTAAATTACAAACTAGCATTCAGGCCAAACAAGACCACTTACTATGAATATACAGGCTTGTGGCATATTTACGCCATTATCGCGATGAATGCCTGGTTTTGGAGTGCGGTTTTCCACGCTAG AGATGTAGATTTGACAGAGAAGCTTGACTACTCATCTGCGGTGGCATTACTTGGATACTCTCTTTTTCTAGCCATAATAAGAGCTTTCAGCGTGAGAGTCGAGGCTGCCAGAGTCATGGTTGCGGCTCCTGTTTTTGCTTTTGTGGCGACCCATATCTTATATCTAAACTTCTATCAGTTTGACTACG GATTGAACATGATAGTTTGTGTGGCAATGGCTGTACTTCAGCTCGTTGTGTGGGCTATCTGGGCCGGAACTACTAATCACCCCTCACGTTGGAAGATTTGGGGTGTCGTGTTTGGAGGTGCGCTAGCCGTGATGTTAGAGATGTACGACTTCCCACCGTACTCAGGACTTGTTGATGCTCATGCTATCTGGCATGCAACCATGATACCCCTTACTTATTTGTGGTGGAGTTTTGTTAGGGATGACAGTGAGTTCCGAACCTTGGTTCTCACCAAGAAGACCAAATAA